The following coding sequences lie in one Rothia sp. SD9660Na genomic window:
- a CDS encoding AAA family ATPase, with product MTENTTATGEQTAAEKAYEAQLAGERAYVGRLYARLDELREINEKKLKSTRKNQAVGSHQNRSERDAYAQHYEDRLAQYNAVDHRLAFGRLDLDDEAIRYIGRIGLATEDHERLLIDWRAPEAGTFYQATAFNRQGVRRRRHLMLERREVTGFEDDVLDSTLLEDGDENLHGEGALLAALNRKRTGRMGDIVATIQAEQDAIIRADLAGVRVVQGGPGTGKTAVALHRAAYLLYTFRERLNNAGVLVVGPSASFMWYIERVLPSLGETGVVMSSLATLYPGIKAVPETDPTVAQIKGDLRMAEVIKNAVADRQKVPAKPVKMYVDSTAIEMTPGMVKHARATARSTGKPHNEARETFVKVLLKELTVQLNEKLDAAAGHAVDRPYLEDDVRGSLDVRRAINLAWMPLSPETMVRSLFSKPEYLQSATAGVLTDAERDVLARAANLPFTESDVPLLDEAAELLGDFSKVAGAGAAARAEAAHQANLENARKALENVDQQLADMGVDGVVTAEQIAELNEERGERMTAARAAQADRTWAYGHVVVDEAQELSPMQWRLLMRRCPMKSFTIVGDIAQASSAAASQSWAQALEPFVGERFTLDELTVNYRTPAQISDAAVAVARAAGLEISAPRAVREGNWAPSAHIVGEEALYPAVVSTVSDELEQGAGGLIGVIVSEERYRETALAIAAEHKGKLGTSASALEHQVLILTPWEAKGLEFDTVIIVEPADLVRAANGSVGDLYVSMTRPTQRLHLLASRELPTGIAPTE from the coding sequence TTGACCGAGAACACAACCGCAACCGGTGAGCAGACTGCCGCTGAAAAAGCCTACGAGGCTCAGCTGGCAGGTGAACGAGCCTACGTGGGCAGGCTGTACGCCCGCCTTGATGAGCTTCGAGAGATTAACGAGAAAAAGCTCAAGAGTACCCGCAAGAACCAGGCCGTTGGTAGCCACCAGAACCGTTCAGAGCGTGACGCCTACGCCCAGCATTATGAAGACCGCCTGGCCCAGTACAACGCGGTTGATCACCGCCTGGCTTTTGGCCGCCTTGACCTCGACGACGAGGCTATCCGCTATATCGGCCGTATCGGCCTGGCAACCGAAGACCACGAGCGCCTGCTCATTGACTGGCGCGCCCCCGAAGCGGGCACCTTCTACCAGGCTACCGCTTTCAACCGGCAGGGTGTGCGCCGCCGCCGCCACCTGATGCTAGAGCGCCGGGAAGTAACCGGCTTCGAAGACGACGTGCTCGACTCAACCCTGCTCGAAGACGGCGATGAGAACCTGCACGGCGAGGGCGCCCTGCTGGCGGCCCTGAACCGCAAGCGCACCGGCCGCATGGGCGATATCGTGGCGACCATCCAGGCAGAGCAGGACGCTATCATCCGCGCCGACCTGGCGGGTGTCCGCGTTGTGCAGGGCGGCCCCGGTACCGGTAAAACCGCCGTTGCCCTGCACCGTGCCGCCTACCTGCTTTACACCTTCCGCGAGCGTCTCAACAACGCTGGTGTTCTGGTCGTTGGCCCCTCCGCCTCCTTTATGTGGTACATCGAGCGCGTGCTGCCCTCCCTGGGCGAGACCGGCGTGGTGATGTCGTCCCTAGCTACCCTGTACCCCGGTATTAAGGCTGTACCCGAAACCGATCCCACAGTTGCCCAGATCAAGGGCGACCTGCGCATGGCCGAGGTCATCAAAAATGCTGTAGCCGACCGTCAGAAAGTGCCGGCCAAGCCCGTGAAGATGTACGTGGATTCCACCGCCATCGAGATGACCCCCGGCATGGTCAAGCACGCCCGCGCCACCGCCCGCTCCACCGGCAAGCCCCACAACGAGGCCCGCGAGACCTTTGTGAAGGTGCTCCTGAAAGAGCTTACCGTCCAGCTCAACGAAAAGCTGGACGCCGCCGCCGGTCACGCGGTTGACCGCCCCTACCTTGAAGATGATGTCCGCGGGTCCCTGGACGTCCGCCGAGCCATCAACCTCGCCTGGATGCCCCTGTCACCCGAGACCATGGTGCGCTCGCTGTTTTCAAAGCCGGAGTACCTGCAGAGCGCAACCGCGGGCGTCCTCACCGACGCTGAGCGTGACGTCCTGGCGCGCGCAGCGAACCTGCCTTTTACCGAGTCCGATGTGCCCCTGCTTGATGAGGCAGCGGAGCTTCTCGGTGATTTTTCCAAGGTCGCCGGTGCCGGAGCCGCTGCCCGCGCCGAGGCTGCCCACCAGGCCAATCTCGAAAACGCCCGTAAGGCCCTGGAGAACGTGGACCAGCAGCTTGCCGATATGGGCGTGGACGGCGTGGTCACCGCCGAGCAAATTGCCGAGCTGAACGAGGAACGTGGCGAGCGAATGACCGCCGCCCGCGCCGCGCAGGCCGACCGCACCTGGGCTTACGGGCATGTGGTGGTTGACGAGGCTCAGGAGCTTTCCCCCATGCAGTGGCGCCTGCTCATGCGCCGCTGCCCCATGAAGTCCTTCACGATTGTTGGCGATATCGCGCAGGCGTCTTCGGCAGCAGCGTCACAGTCCTGGGCGCAGGCTCTTGAGCCTTTTGTGGGGGAGCGCTTCACCCTGGATGAGCTGACCGTCAACTACCGCACCCCCGCCCAGATTTCGGACGCCGCTGTTGCGGTTGCCCGCGCTGCCGGCCTGGAGATTTCAGCCCCCCGCGCTGTGCGCGAGGGTAACTGGGCGCCATCCGCCCATATCGTGGGTGAGGAGGCCCTCTACCCGGCTGTGGTGAGCACCGTCAGCGATGAGCTGGAGCAGGGCGCCGGCGGCCTCATCGGCGTGATTGTCAGCGAGGAACGCTACCGCGAGACCGCCCTGGCGATTGCTGCCGAGCACAAGGGTAAGCTAGGCACCTCGGCCTCTGCCCTGGAACACCAGGTGCTGATTCTGACTCCCTGGGAAGCCAAGGGCCTGGAGTTCGACACCGTAATCATCGTTGAGCCTGCCGACCTGGTGCGTGCAGCTAACGGTTCGGTGGGTGACCTGTATGTCTCCATGACCCGCCCCACCCAGCGCCTGCACCTGCTCGCTTCTCGTGAACTGCCCACGGGTATCGCTCCTACCGAGTAG
- a CDS encoding Txe/YoeB family addiction module toxin, whose protein sequence is MKIVWDENAWEDYLWWQQQDRKVLKRINTLIKDIARNGHEGIGKPEALKHDWSGFWSRRITDEHRLIYAITDTSILIAACRYHY, encoded by the coding sequence ATGAAAATTGTGTGGGATGAAAACGCCTGGGAAGACTACCTCTGGTGGCAGCAGCAGGACCGCAAAGTCCTTAAACGCATTAACACTCTGATTAAAGATATTGCCCGCAACGGGCACGAGGGTATCGGCAAACCCGAGGCCCTTAAACACGACTGGTCAGGGTTCTGGTCGCGGCGGATTACAGACGAACACAGACTTATTTATGCGATAACAGATACGTCAATCTTGATTGCCGCCTGCAGATACCACTACTGA
- a CDS encoding type II toxin-antitoxin system prevent-host-death family antitoxin, translated as MKTMTYSESRARYAEVMDSVINDREEVVITRVGHDPVVMLSLEDYESLKEAAYLMRSPRNARRISDSIARLKAGLGEEHQLIEE; from the coding sequence ATGAAAACAATGACCTATTCAGAATCTCGGGCTCGGTATGCAGAGGTCATGGATTCTGTTATCAACGACCGCGAAGAAGTCGTCATCACTAGAGTGGGGCACGACCCCGTCGTCATGCTATCGCTTGAAGACTACGAGTCCCTCAAAGAAGCCGCCTACCTCATGCGCTCTCCCCGGAACGCTCGTCGAATCTCTGACTCCATCGCGCGGCTGAAAGCTGGTCTGGGGGAAGAGCATCAGCTGATTGAAGAGTAA
- a CDS encoding adenine phosphoribosyltransferase, with product MIKPVDSSLPLEKQIPAACAQIQDYPKEGILFYDVTTLFANPQVFRASMEELVRRFEGQFDIVAGVEARGFLMASAIAYIAGTGVMTVRKAGKLPRDTYMKEYSLEYGQAAIEIHKDDIPAGSRVLIVDDLLATGGTLEAATHLMEMADLKVAGIGVLLELEGLGGREILAGHRLEALSLVAE from the coding sequence ATGATTAAGCCCGTTGATTCTTCCCTACCCCTTGAGAAGCAGATTCCTGCTGCCTGCGCACAGATTCAGGACTACCCCAAAGAGGGCATCCTCTTCTACGACGTGACCACCCTGTTCGCTAACCCGCAGGTGTTCCGTGCGTCCATGGAGGAGCTCGTCCGCAGGTTCGAGGGACAGTTCGATATCGTCGCTGGTGTTGAGGCGCGTGGCTTCCTGATGGCTTCGGCTATCGCCTACATTGCCGGTACCGGCGTCATGACCGTGCGTAAGGCCGGTAAGCTGCCGCGCGATACCTACATGAAGGAATACTCTCTGGAGTACGGTCAGGCTGCGATTGAGATTCACAAGGACGATATCCCGGCAGGTTCCCGTGTGCTGATTGTGGATGACCTTCTGGCCACCGGCGGCACCCTTGAGGCAGCTACCCACCTGATGGAGATGGCTGACCTGAAGGTCGCTGGCATTGGCGTGCTCCTGGAGCTTGAGGGCCTGGGCGGACGCGAGATCCTGGCTGGCCACCGCCTGGAGGCTCTGTCGCTGGTTGCCGAGTAG
- the argH gene encoding argininosuccinate lyase, with protein sequence MSAEKHGTNDGALWGGRFAGGPSEALAALSKSTQFDWRLAPYDIAGSRAHARVLAKAGLLTDDELIGMIAALDQLEADVRSGAYTPAESDEDVHGSLEKGLIERAGAELGGKLRAGRSRNDQIATLGRMYLRDHASIIAQGVMGTIDALIAQSEAHPYAPMPGRTHLQHAQPVLLSHQFLAHAWALSRDLDRLIDWDKRAAVSPYGSGALAGSSLGLDPEAVAADLGFNSATHNSIDGTASRDVYAEFAWIAAMISVDLSRISEEVILWATKEFSFVTLHDSFSTGSSIMPQKKNPDIAELARGKAGRLIGDLTGLLATLKALPLAYNRDLQEDKEPVFDAIDQLEVLLPAVSGMIATLTFNTDRLAELAPQGFALATDLAEWLVREGVPFRVAHELAGEAVRVCEEKDCELWDLTDEDYLAISPALHAGVREVLTVEGSLNSRSAQGGTAPSAVAAQLEALKSELEPARAFAARPQVIS encoded by the coding sequence ATGTCAGCTGAAAAGCACGGTACCAACGATGGCGCTCTCTGGGGCGGACGCTTCGCAGGCGGCCCCTCTGAGGCTCTTGCCGCCCTGTCGAAGTCAACCCAGTTCGACTGGCGTCTAGCGCCCTACGATATTGCAGGCTCCCGCGCCCATGCCCGTGTGTTGGCTAAGGCTGGTCTTCTCACCGACGACGAGCTCATCGGCATGATTGCTGCCCTCGACCAGCTCGAAGCCGACGTGCGTTCCGGTGCCTATACCCCGGCCGAGTCAGACGAAGACGTGCACGGCTCCCTGGAAAAGGGTCTGATTGAACGTGCCGGTGCAGAACTGGGCGGCAAGCTGCGCGCGGGCCGCTCCCGCAACGACCAGATTGCTACCTTGGGACGCATGTACCTGCGCGATCACGCCTCCATTATCGCCCAGGGCGTCATGGGTACCATCGACGCCCTAATCGCCCAGTCCGAGGCTCACCCCTACGCCCCCATGCCCGGCCGCACCCACCTGCAGCACGCCCAGCCCGTCCTGCTCTCCCACCAGTTCCTGGCCCACGCCTGGGCCCTGTCCCGCGACCTTGACCGCCTGATTGACTGGGACAAGCGCGCCGCCGTTTCCCCCTACGGTTCCGGGGCGCTCGCGGGCTCTTCCCTGGGGCTGGACCCCGAAGCTGTAGCCGCTGACCTGGGCTTCAACTCCGCAACCCACAACTCTATCGACGGCACCGCCTCCCGCGATGTCTACGCCGAGTTCGCCTGGATTGCCGCCATGATTTCGGTAGACCTCTCCCGTATCTCCGAAGAGGTTATTCTCTGGGCTACCAAGGAGTTCTCCTTCGTAACCCTGCACGATTCTTTCTCCACCGGCTCATCGATTATGCCGCAGAAGAAGAACCCCGATATCGCTGAGCTTGCCCGCGGTAAGGCCGGCCGTCTCATCGGTGACCTTACCGGTCTGCTGGCAACCCTGAAGGCCCTGCCCCTGGCCTACAACCGCGACCTGCAGGAAGACAAGGAACCGGTCTTTGACGCCATCGACCAGCTTGAAGTTCTGCTGCCCGCAGTCTCCGGCATGATTGCCACCCTCACCTTCAACACCGACCGCCTAGCTGAGCTGGCTCCCCAGGGCTTTGCCCTGGCGACGGACCTTGCCGAGTGGCTGGTGCGCGAGGGCGTGCCCTTCCGCGTGGCCCACGAACTGGCCGGTGAAGCTGTGCGCGTCTGCGAAGAAAAGGACTGCGAGCTGTGGGATCTGACTGACGAGGACTACCTGGCGATCTCACCTGCCCTGCACGCGGGCGTCCGCGAAGTGCTCACCGTTGAGGGATCTTTGAACTCCCGGAGCGCCCAGGGCGGCACCGCCCCGTCTGCTGTTGCCGCCCAGCTGGAAGCGCTCAAGAGTGAGCTAGAACCTGCGCGTGCTTTCGCGGCCCGCCCCCAGGTCATCAGCTAG
- a CDS encoding argininosuccinate synthase yields the protein MKERIVLAYSGGLDTSVAIGWIGEATGAEVIAVAVDVGQGGEDLETIRQRALDCGAVEAYVADARDEFANEYCMPALKANALYMDAYPLVSAVSRPVITKHLVAAAKQFGATTVAHGCTGKGNDQVRFEVGIQTLGPELKCIAPVRDLALTREKAIDYAEKNNLPIVTTKKNPFSIDQNVWGRAVETGFLEDIWNGPTKDVYDYTDDPTFAPTPDTVVISFKEGIPVAIDGQAVTPLEAIEIMNRRAGAQGIGRIDIVEDRLVGIKSREIYEAPGAMALMAAHKELENVTIEREQARFKKIVGQRWTELVYDGQWFSPLKKSLDAFINDTQKMVNGDIRMDLHGGRAVVTGRKSETSLYDFNLATYDEGDTFDQSMARGFIELFGLSSKVASARDQRLGL from the coding sequence ATGAAAGAGCGCATCGTCCTGGCCTACTCAGGCGGTCTCGACACCTCAGTTGCCATCGGCTGGATCGGCGAAGCTACCGGCGCAGAAGTTATTGCCGTTGCCGTTGACGTAGGGCAGGGCGGCGAGGATCTTGAGACCATCCGCCAGCGTGCTCTCGACTGCGGTGCTGTAGAAGCCTACGTGGCAGATGCCCGCGATGAATTTGCCAACGAGTACTGCATGCCCGCCCTCAAGGCCAACGCCCTCTACATGGACGCCTACCCCCTGGTATCGGCTGTTTCCCGCCCCGTCATTACCAAGCACCTGGTGGCCGCCGCCAAGCAGTTCGGTGCCACCACCGTTGCCCACGGCTGCACCGGCAAGGGTAACGACCAGGTCCGCTTTGAGGTTGGCATCCAGACCCTGGGCCCCGAACTCAAGTGCATCGCCCCCGTACGTGACCTGGCCCTGACCCGTGAGAAGGCCATCGACTACGCAGAAAAGAACAACCTGCCGATTGTCACCACCAAGAAGAACCCCTTCTCCATCGACCAGAACGTCTGGGGCCGCGCGGTTGAAACCGGCTTCCTCGAAGACATCTGGAACGGTCCCACCAAGGACGTCTACGACTACACCGACGACCCCACCTTCGCCCCCACCCCCGATACCGTCGTCATCTCCTTCAAGGAAGGCATCCCCGTTGCCATCGACGGCCAGGCTGTCACCCCGCTTGAAGCTATCGAGATTATGAACCGCCGTGCAGGTGCCCAGGGCATCGGCCGTATCGACATCGTTGAAGACCGTCTGGTCGGCATCAAGTCCCGCGAAATCTACGAGGCCCCCGGCGCTATGGCCCTCATGGCTGCCCACAAGGAACTCGAAAACGTCACCATCGAGCGCGAGCAAGCCCGCTTCAAGAAGATTGTTGGCCAGCGTTGGACCGAACTGGTCTACGACGGCCAGTGGTTCTCCCCGCTGAAGAAGTCCCTGGACGCCTTCATCAACGACACCCAGAAGATGGTCAACGGCGATATCCGCATGGACCTGCACGGTGGCCGCGCCGTTGTTACCGGCCGTAAGTCAGAGACCTCCCTCTACGACTTCAACCTGGCCACCTACGATGAGGGCGACACCTTCGACCAGTCCATGGCCCGCGGCTTCATTGAGCTGTTCGGTTTGTCCTCCAAGGTCGCTTCAGCCCGCGACCAGCGCCTGGGCCTCTAA